One part of the Quercus lobata isolate SW786 chromosome 7, ValleyOak3.0 Primary Assembly, whole genome shotgun sequence genome encodes these proteins:
- the LOC115953439 gene encoding uncharacterized protein At5g02240-like has translation MAIVTRVPLGFPTSRPSFSSSLSKSSQCHKHRHSLVALSTTSIRVPETSTLFSPYIILSNSPFLQKRDTKGFRRVKVVSAAMADLAPSTVLVTGAGGRTGQIVYKKLKERSERYVARGLVRTEESKEKIGGADDVFVGDIRDAASLVPAIQGIDALVILTSAVPKMKPGFDPSKGERPEFCFEDGAYPEQVDWIGQKNQIDAAKAAGVKQIVLVGSMGGTDLNNPLNSLGNGNILVWKRKAEQYLADSGVPYTIIRAGGLQDKEGGIRELLIGKDDELLKTDTRTIARADVAEVCLQALQFEEAKFKAFDLSSKPEGAGTPTKDFKALFAQITTRF, from the exons ATGGCTATCGTTACACGTGTCCCATTGGGCTTCCCTACATCTAGGCCTAGCTTCTCCTCCTCATTAAGCAAATCAAGTCAATGTCATAAACATAGACATAGTTTGGTGGCATTATCTACAACATCGATAAGGGTTCCAGAAACTTCCACACTTTTCTCTCCTTATATTATATTGAGCAATTCACCATTTCTGCAAAAGAGGGACACAAAGGGTTTTAGAAGAGTTAAAGTGGTATCAGCAGCAATGGCAGACTTGGCTCCAAGCACTGTTCTTGTTACTGGAGCTGGTGGCAGAACAG GTCAAATTGTTTATAAGAAGTTAAAGGAGAGGTCAGAGCGGTATGTTGCAAGAGGTCTGGTCAGAACAGAAGAGAGCAAGGAGAAAATTGGTGGAGCAGATGATGTTTTTGTTGGGGATATAAGGGATGCTGCCAGCCTAGTTCCTGCAATCCAAGGTATTGATGCTCTTGTAATTCTGACAAGCGCTGTGCCGAAGATGAAGCCTGGTTTTGACCCAAGCAAAGGTGAAAGGCCCGAGTTCTGCTTTGAAGATGGAGCATATCCTGAACAG GTTGATTGGATTGGGCAGAAAAATCAAATAGATGCTG CTAAGGCTGCGGGAGTGAAGCAAATTGTGTTGGTTGGCTCTATGGGTGGAACAGATCTAAATAATCCCTTGAACAGCTTGGGTAACGGCAATATATTG GTTTGGAAGAGAAAGGCTGAGCAGTATTTGGCTGACTCTGGTGTGCCATACACAATTATAAG GGCTGGAGGCCTGCAAGATAAAGAAGGAGGTATCCGAGAATTACTTATTGGAAAGGATGATGAGCTTCTTAAGACAGACACAAGAACCATTGCGAGGGCTGATGTTGCAGAAGTCTGCCTTCAG GCACTACAATTTGAGGAGGCCAAGTTTAAGGCGTTTGATTTGTCCTCAAAGCCTGAGGGAGCTGGTACACCAACAAAGGATTTTAAGGCTCTTTTTGCTCAAATCACCACTCGTTTCTGA